One window of the Coleofasciculus sp. FACHB-1120 genome contains the following:
- a CDS encoding DUF4864 domain-containing protein codes for MSQNNFQMRFVRCFLKFLLAFLLVTLPVKAQQMEITDSDRLTIRAVISSQLEAFQKDDAEGAFSFASPKIQAQFETPENFLRMVKVAYQPVYRPRSVMFENMTTIEGFPAQQVLLLDQDGNLVRALYLMKKQSQGKWKITGCYLVPVKGETV; via the coding sequence ATGAGTCAAAATAATTTTCAGATGCGTTTCGTCCGTTGTTTCCTGAAATTCTTGCTGGCTTTTTTACTTGTCACCTTACCTGTTAAGGCTCAACAAATGGAAATAACCGATAGCGATCGCTTAACTATTCGTGCTGTCATTTCTAGCCAACTGGAAGCGTTTCAAAAAGACGATGCTGAAGGTGCTTTCTCCTTTGCTAGCCCAAAAATTCAAGCTCAATTCGAGACGCCAGAGAACTTTTTGCGGATGGTGAAAGTTGCTTATCAGCCAGTTTATCGTCCTCGTTCCGTGATGTTTGAGAACATGACCACCATTGAAGGATTCCCGGCTCAGCAAGTGCTGCTACTCGATCAAGATGGGAATTTAGTCAGGGCACTTTATCTGATGAAAAAGCAATCTCAGGGTAAATGGAAAATTACTGGCTGTTATTTAGTGCC